A region of Subdoligranulum variabile DNA encodes the following proteins:
- a CDS encoding metallophosphoesterase family protein, whose protein sequence is MSDTTKILVISDVHGRLRDLRWVLQNETADALFFLGDGLYDLNAALQLRKTPVPYPIYRVAGNCDTGYEDPIEGLVPFGGLLFFYTHGHRYGVKMGYEQLAESAAARGADVALFGHTHMRALERGQGVTATVFNPGSLRDGGSYGVLEIQDGQCSFGWKRVPAF, encoded by the coding sequence ATGTCCGATACAACGAAAATTCTTGTCATCAGCGACGTGCACGGGCGGCTGCGGGACCTGCGTTGGGTGCTGCAGAACGAGACCGCCGACGCGCTGTTTTTTCTGGGCGACGGGTTGTATGATCTGAACGCGGCGCTGCAGCTGCGGAAAACGCCGGTCCCCTATCCCATCTACCGGGTGGCGGGCAACTGCGACACGGGGTACGAGGATCCCATCGAGGGGCTGGTGCCTTTTGGGGGGCTGTTGTTTTTCTACACCCACGGGCACCGGTACGGTGTGAAGATGGGGTATGAGCAGCTGGCGGAGAGTGCCGCGGCCCGGGGCGCCGACGTAGCGCTGTTCGGGCACACCCATATGCGGGCACTGGAGCGGGGCCAGGGCGTGACGGCCACGGTGTTCAATCCGGGGAGTCTGCGGGACGGCGGCAGCTACGGCGTGCTGGAGATCCAGGACGGACAATGTTCTTTCGGATGGAAGAGGGTGCCTGCATTTTGA
- a CDS encoding biotin--[acetyl-CoA-carboxylase] ligase, which translates to MNESVLYLPEADSTNTWAKAHLDRFGPIGAVYTTSQTAGRGRLGRQWVDAPGKALYYTVVLKTPLAQPSTLPLFSSLAVADALEQRYGVQCQIKWPNDLLLNGKKVVGILCEGAPDGHSVLSGIGINLAQDQAYFDAAGLPHGTSLALQGVAVDLDVDPEWLAQYMTDFGFDRALYTYEVEGFAPYRERYKARCINLGRRVTYDGGAGTAVDVDEEGRLVVEGENGEVHVFTGEVSVQGIYGAV; encoded by the coding sequence TTGAACGAGAGTGTTCTGTATCTGCCCGAAGCGGACAGCACCAATACCTGGGCGAAGGCCCATCTGGACCGGTTCGGGCCCATCGGGGCGGTGTACACCACCAGCCAGACGGCAGGCCGGGGACGGCTGGGCCGCCAGTGGGTGGACGCCCCGGGCAAGGCGCTGTATTACACGGTGGTGCTCAAAACGCCGCTGGCGCAGCCCTCTACCCTGCCGCTCTTTTCCAGTCTGGCGGTGGCGGATGCCCTGGAGCAGCGCTACGGCGTGCAGTGCCAGATCAAGTGGCCCAACGACCTTTTGCTGAACGGCAAAAAAGTGGTGGGCATCCTCTGTGAGGGCGCCCCCGACGGGCACAGTGTGTTGTCGGGCATCGGCATCAATCTGGCCCAGGACCAGGCCTATTTTGACGCGGCGGGACTGCCCCACGGCACCAGCCTTGCCCTGCAGGGCGTGGCGGTGGACCTGGACGTGGACCCCGAATGGCTGGCCCAGTACATGACGGATTTCGGGTTTGACCGGGCGCTGTACACCTATGAGGTGGAGGGGTTTGCCCCCTACCGGGAACGGTACAAGGCCCGGTGCATCAACCTGGGACGCCGGGTGACCTACGACGGCGGCGCCGGGACCGCGGTGGACGTGGACGAGGAGGGACGCCTGGTGGTGGAAGGCGAAAACGGCGAAGTGCATGTCTTTACCGGCGAAGTGTCGGTACAGGGCATCTACGGCGCGGTGTGA
- a CDS encoding nitroreductase family protein gives MDNEILWALHARKSVRVFTDEPVTAEERAAILEAAFQAPTAGNQQLYTILDITDPAQKERLADLCDHQPFIAKSKLCLVFLADCRRWPRAYRAAGVEAPRKAGPGDLLLAVADACIAAQNAVTAAESLGIGSCYIGDVLENAEAMRETLALPPQVVPACMLVFGRPTEQQKTRQKPVRFREEAVVCENTYRDRTEEELREDFNLRGAGVPEFQFDRYLQAFCKRKYDSDFSREMSRSAAVYLQDFCE, from the coding sequence ATGGATAATGAAATTCTCTGGGCGCTGCACGCCCGCAAAAGTGTGCGGGTCTTCACCGACGAGCCGGTGACCGCCGAAGAGCGGGCCGCCATTCTGGAGGCAGCCTTCCAGGCGCCCACGGCAGGCAACCAGCAGCTCTACACGATCCTGGACATCACCGACCCCGCCCAGAAGGAGCGGCTGGCCGACCTCTGCGACCACCAGCCCTTCATCGCCAAGTCGAAACTCTGTCTGGTATTTCTGGCGGACTGCCGCCGGTGGCCGCGGGCCTACCGGGCCGCCGGGGTGGAGGCGCCCCGGAAAGCCGGGCCGGGGGATCTGCTGCTGGCGGTGGCGGATGCCTGCATCGCGGCCCAGAACGCCGTGACGGCGGCGGAGAGTCTCGGCATCGGCAGCTGCTACATCGGGGACGTGCTGGAAAACGCCGAGGCCATGCGGGAAACGCTGGCCCTGCCGCCCCAGGTGGTGCCGGCCTGCATGCTGGTCTTCGGCCGCCCGACGGAGCAACAGAAAACGCGGCAAAAGCCGGTGCGGTTCCGGGAGGAAGCGGTGGTGTGCGAGAACACCTACCGCGACCGCACCGAGGAGGAACTGCGGGAGGATTTCAACCTCCGGGGCGCCGGGGTGCCGGAATTCCAGTTTGACCGGTATCTGCAAGCCTTCTGCAAGCGCAAGTACGACAGCGACTTCTCCCGGGAAATGAGCCGCAGCGCGGCGGTGTATCTGCAGGACTTCTGCGAATAA
- a CDS encoding M48 metallopeptidase family protein translates to MAPTKTEIRHAAGIDYTLTRRRVRNINLRVRADGSVAASASPRVPAGMVDAFVASRAAWVAAARAKAARRARWDAAADAALPPKAEALKQMTALCRAYYPRFAASCPGGAFPRIAVRDMHTRWGSCSLKTGTLAFSRRLCVTPPAAQEYVVVHEFCHFAHPDHSPAFWAAVEAVLPDYRRRQQLLR, encoded by the coding sequence ATGGCCCCAACCAAAACCGAGATCCGCCACGCGGCGGGCATCGACTATACCCTGACCCGGCGGCGGGTGCGCAACATCAACCTGCGGGTGCGGGCGGACGGGTCGGTGGCGGCCAGTGCGTCGCCCCGGGTGCCCGCCGGGATGGTGGACGCCTTTGTGGCCTCCCGGGCCGCCTGGGTGGCGGCCGCCCGGGCCAAGGCGGCCCGCCGGGCCCGGTGGGATGCGGCGGCGGACGCGGCCCTGCCCCCCAAGGCGGAGGCCCTTAAGCAGATGACCGCCCTTTGCCGGGCATACTATCCCCGGTTCGCGGCCAGCTGTCCGGGGGGTGCCTTTCCCCGCATCGCCGTGCGGGACATGCACACCCGGTGGGGCTCCTGCAGCCTGAAGACCGGCACGCTGGCGTTCAGCCGGCGGCTGTGTGTGACGCCCCCGGCCGCCCAGGAATATGTTGTGGTACACGAATTCTGCCACTTTGCCCACCCCGACCACAGCCCGGCCTTCTGGGCGGCGGTGGAGGCGGTGCTGCCGGACTATCGCCGGCGCCAACAACTGCTGCGGTGA
- a CDS encoding LTA synthase family protein, producing the protein MQTLKTVNWKQILLRAVLPCLLAVAAAFIARYQLELSDGVTPNYLAGQWPVYAPLNAMTAFCLTLILFALCGRWWLATGISGVLFTVVALVNYYTRDLHGSALMPQDILNLGTAAEVMGSYTLKISQTVVTIGLLVLPVLVISAVQWFLAKGGPRRASWKARGVRVVVCALCIFCVMFFGYFGPNPIKPKATYGWAWQETYYKYGYLAGTVEASALMADPIVEPEDYSDQAAQDTANLVTGKYATAETAQEYPDIVLILSESFYDFDLVTDLQADTDIMPVTKNLENAVYGHTVSPHVGGGTNSSEYEMLSSNSLMLMPSITPFNWLNLYGANSLVSYTKSLGYTTMAAHPYTNSNYRRDSAWRALGFDETYFQDAFPTKEYYGDRPYQTDSASYKDFEALYEAMPEDQPRFAFLVSIQSHGDYDMNDASLDIVHAATDYGEYDELMDEYLSCMKMSDAAVAELMDYFTNLYNTTGRKVVVALAGDHAPSFVDHVADKSIAPQNELQILERSTPFFIWANYPLENTDAAVSATDPLNRMDMVMLAPTIAQQAGLPLSTFYQYLLEMKEVTPVVTGANDYMTPDGHTAEFGADTMLDQWVHGYLNLEYNNVGAHAKRDQSLFDAQ; encoded by the coding sequence ATGCAGACGTTAAAAACCGTAAACTGGAAACAAATACTCCTCCGGGCTGTGCTGCCCTGTCTGCTGGCTGTGGCCGCCGCGTTCATCGCACGGTATCAGCTGGAACTGTCGGACGGCGTCACCCCCAACTACCTGGCCGGACAGTGGCCCGTCTATGCGCCCCTCAACGCCATGACCGCCTTCTGCCTGACCCTCATCCTCTTCGCCCTCTGCGGCCGCTGGTGGCTGGCCACCGGCATCTCGGGGGTGCTCTTCACCGTGGTGGCCCTCGTCAACTACTACACCCGCGACCTCCACGGCTCCGCTCTCATGCCCCAGGACATCCTCAACCTGGGCACCGCCGCCGAGGTCATGGGCAGCTACACCTTGAAGATCTCCCAGACCGTGGTCACCATCGGCCTGCTGGTGCTGCCGGTGCTGGTCATCAGCGCTGTGCAGTGGTTCCTCGCCAAAGGCGGCCCCCGGCGCGCCAGCTGGAAGGCCCGCGGCGTGCGGGTGGTGGTGTGCGCCCTCTGCATCTTCTGCGTGATGTTCTTCGGCTACTTCGGCCCCAACCCCATCAAGCCCAAGGCCACCTACGGCTGGGCCTGGCAGGAGACTTATTATAAGTACGGGTACTTAGCGGGCACCGTGGAGGCCAGCGCCCTCATGGCAGACCCCATCGTGGAGCCGGAGGATTACTCCGACCAGGCGGCCCAGGACACGGCAAACCTGGTCACCGGCAAGTATGCCACCGCCGAGACCGCCCAGGAATACCCCGACATCGTGCTGATCCTCTCGGAGAGCTTCTACGACTTCGACCTGGTCACCGACCTGCAGGCCGACACCGACATCATGCCGGTGACGAAAAACCTGGAAAACGCCGTCTACGGCCACACGGTCAGCCCCCATGTGGGCGGCGGCACCAACTCCAGCGAGTACGAGATGCTGTCCAGCAACTCGCTGATGCTCATGCCTTCCATCACGCCGTTCAACTGGCTGAACCTCTACGGCGCCAACAGTCTGGTGAGCTACACCAAGAGCCTGGGCTACACCACCATGGCCGCCCATCCCTACACCAACTCCAACTATCGCCGGGATTCCGCCTGGCGGGCCCTGGGCTTCGACGAGACCTACTTCCAGGACGCTTTCCCCACGAAGGAGTATTACGGCGACCGTCCCTACCAGACCGACTCCGCCTCCTACAAGGACTTTGAGGCCCTCTACGAGGCCATGCCGGAGGATCAGCCCCGGTTCGCCTTCCTGGTGTCCATCCAGAGCCACGGCGACTACGATATGAACGACGCCTCCCTGGACATCGTCCATGCGGCCACCGACTACGGCGAGTACGACGAACTCATGGACGAATACTTAAGCTGCATGAAGATGAGCGACGCCGCCGTGGCGGAGCTGATGGATTACTTCACCAACCTGTACAACACCACCGGCCGCAAGGTGGTGGTGGCCCTGGCCGGCGACCATGCCCCCAGCTTCGTGGACCATGTGGCGGACAAGTCCATCGCCCCCCAGAACGAGCTGCAGATCCTGGAGCGCAGCACGCCTTTCTTCATCTGGGCCAACTATCCCCTGGAAAACACCGACGCCGCGGTGAGCGCCACCGATCCGCTGAACCGGATGGACATGGTCATGCTGGCACCCACCATCGCCCAGCAGGCGGGCCTGCCGTTGAGCACCTTCTACCAGTATCTGCTGGAGATGAAGGAGGTCACCCCGGTGGTCACCGGCGCCAACGATTACATGACCCCCGACGGCCACACCGCCGAGTTCGGCGCCGATACCATGCTGGATCAGTGGGTCCACGGGTATCTGAACCTCGAGTACAACAACGTGGGCGCCCATGCCAAACGGGATCAGTCCCTGTTTGATGCCCAGTAA
- a CDS encoding lipopolysaccharide biosynthesis protein: protein MASSQKKYTTLVNNTLLFALSNFSSKLLSFFIRPYLSYALDSPDVMGVSSLLQQATNLLIPVVSLGVSYAVIRFGLDKAVRKDSVFVNGGLTIFTGFAILLVAMPLVRLIPNAAEYLPWLYLCVLASCLRTLCTQFIRARMLNRLVAIDGVMTTGTLLAYYLIFLSWFRMGATGFLLANACADLTSMVFVFFAGGCRKYCKPKAFDKSLWGEMLRYCLPMIPAAISFWIINASDMFFVQAMCEDYQGRSGNYWVGLLSAGYFLPQVITIMGSIFYEAWQLSAVTEEQDREAFFSKIFRVYACAMFCCVAGVVMLCRPMMHLFKAEYYDGWTFVPFLTLCSMCTCLNQFLNSVYVVYKRSTGSLFTMLAGAVLNVILNGIFILLWGPWGVTPASFLSLLLVFLLRAYSTRGLLRIDFHPAWLLVNLVLVLAEIWCLMNLSAWVIPVVVLTAVVCAINVREVYSLVQKLLGKFLHRKGA, encoded by the coding sequence TTGGCTTCTTCCCAGAAAAAATACACGACCCTGGTAAACAACACGCTGCTGTTTGCCCTGTCCAACTTCAGCTCCAAACTGCTGAGCTTTTTCATCCGGCCCTACCTGAGCTACGCCCTGGACTCCCCCGACGTGATGGGTGTGTCCAGCCTGCTGCAGCAGGCCACCAACCTGCTGATCCCGGTGGTGAGCCTGGGGGTTTCCTACGCGGTGATCCGCTTCGGGCTGGATAAGGCCGTGCGCAAGGACAGCGTCTTTGTGAACGGCGGGCTGACCATCTTCACCGGCTTTGCCATTTTGCTGGTGGCCATGCCGCTGGTGCGGCTCATCCCCAACGCCGCCGAATACCTGCCCTGGCTGTATCTCTGCGTGCTGGCCAGCTGTCTGCGGACGCTGTGCACCCAGTTCATCCGGGCGCGGATGCTCAACCGGCTGGTGGCCATCGACGGCGTCATGACCACCGGCACATTGCTGGCCTACTATCTCATCTTCTTAAGCTGGTTCAGGATGGGGGCCACCGGCTTCCTGCTGGCCAACGCCTGCGCTGACCTGACCTCCATGGTCTTCGTCTTCTTCGCGGGGGGCTGCAGGAAATACTGCAAACCCAAGGCCTTTGACAAGTCCCTCTGGGGCGAGATGCTGCGGTACTGTCTGCCCATGATCCCGGCGGCCATCAGTTTCTGGATCATCAACGCCAGCGACATGTTCTTCGTCCAGGCCATGTGCGAGGACTACCAGGGCCGCAGCGGCAACTACTGGGTGGGCCTGCTCTCCGCCGGGTACTTCCTGCCCCAGGTCATCACCATCATGGGCAGCATCTTCTACGAGGCATGGCAGCTCTCCGCCGTCACCGAGGAGCAGGACCGGGAAGCCTTCTTCTCGAAAATTTTCCGGGTCTACGCCTGCGCCATGTTCTGCTGCGTGGCGGGGGTCGTCATGCTCTGCCGCCCCATGATGCACCTTTTTAAAGCGGAATACTACGACGGCTGGACCTTCGTGCCCTTCCTGACCCTCTGCTCCATGTGCACCTGCCTGAACCAGTTCCTGAACAGCGTGTATGTGGTCTACAAGCGGTCCACCGGTTCCCTCTTCACCATGCTGGCGGGGGCGGTGCTCAACGTGATTCTCAACGGCATCTTCATTTTGCTGTGGGGCCCCTGGGGCGTCACCCCGGCCAGCTTCCTGAGCCTCTTGCTGGTATTCCTGCTGCGGGCCTACTCCACCCGGGGTCTTTTGCGCATCGACTTCCACCCCGCCTGGCTGCTGGTGAACCTGGTATTGGTGCTGGCCGAGATCTGGTGCCTGATGAATCTTTCCGCCTGGGTCATCCCGGTGGTGGTGCTCACCGCCGTGGTGTGTGCCATCAACGTGCGGGAAGTCTACAGTCTGGTGCAGAAGCTGCTGGGCAAATTCCTGCACCGCAAAGGAGCGTAA
- a CDS encoding mannitol dehydrogenase family protein, with protein MQMNASSIVNQKAEWEKLGVKLPQFDHAAMTAATKEHPIWVHFGAGNIFRGFIAALQQKLLNAGEADRGIIAADTFDYDIIDKIYTPYDNLTMMVTLNPDGSTSREIIGSVAEGLRADSSDAAMMARFKEIFTDPGLQMISFTITEKGYALYRPDGSLMPVVQADMDEGPAHARHAMSMVAALLFERFNAGKYPLAVVSMDNCSHNGEKLQSSVMTVAKAWAEKGFVGQDFIDYLTDESKITFPWSMIDKITPRPHKIVEESLAKDGIEDMAPIVTSKNTFIAAFVNAERPQYLVVEDKFPNGRPALEKAGVYMTDRETVNKTERMKVTTCLNPLHTAMSVYGCMLGYTLICDEMKDADIVALIKRLGYVEGLPVVVNPGILEPKAFIDEVVEQRLPNPFMPDAPQRIATDTSQKVGIRFGETIKSYIAEGRDLNTLVSIPLAIAGWLRYLLAVDDNGNAFEVSADPLKDDLQAKLAGIEVGKPETYQGQLKAILANASIFGTDLTKTVLADKIEQYFVAELAGPGAVRKTLHDALN; from the coding sequence ATGCAGATGAATGCCTCTTCCATCGTCAACCAGAAAGCCGAGTGGGAAAAGCTGGGCGTCAAACTGCCCCAGTTCGACCACGCCGCCATGACCGCCGCCACCAAGGAACACCCCATCTGGGTGCATTTTGGCGCCGGCAACATCTTCCGCGGTTTCATCGCCGCTTTGCAGCAGAAGCTGCTCAACGCCGGGGAAGCTGACCGCGGCATCATCGCAGCCGATACCTTCGACTACGACATCATCGACAAGATCTACACCCCCTACGACAACCTGACCATGATGGTCACCCTGAACCCCGACGGCTCCACCAGCCGTGAGATCATCGGTTCCGTGGCCGAGGGCCTGCGCGCCGACTCCTCCGACGCCGCCATGATGGCCCGCTTCAAGGAGATCTTCACCGATCCCGGCCTGCAGATGATCTCCTTCACCATCACCGAGAAGGGCTACGCCCTCTACCGTCCGGACGGCAGCCTGATGCCCGTGGTCCAGGCCGATATGGACGAGGGCCCCGCCCATGCCCGCCATGCCATGAGCATGGTGGCCGCCCTGCTCTTCGAGCGTTTCAACGCCGGCAAGTATCCTCTGGCTGTCGTGTCCATGGACAACTGCTCCCACAATGGTGAGAAGCTGCAGTCCAGCGTCATGACCGTGGCCAAGGCCTGGGCCGAGAAGGGCTTCGTGGGTCAGGACTTCATCGACTACCTCACCGACGAGAGCAAGATCACCTTCCCCTGGTCCATGATCGACAAGATCACCCCGCGCCCCCACAAGATCGTGGAGGAGTCCCTGGCCAAGGACGGCATCGAGGATATGGCCCCCATCGTCACCAGCAAGAACACCTTCATTGCGGCCTTCGTCAACGCCGAGCGCCCGCAGTACCTGGTGGTGGAGGACAAGTTCCCCAACGGCCGTCCGGCTCTGGAGAAGGCCGGCGTCTACATGACCGACCGCGAGACCGTCAACAAGACCGAGCGGATGAAGGTCACCACCTGCCTGAACCCCCTGCACACCGCCATGAGCGTTTACGGCTGCATGCTGGGCTACACCCTCATCTGCGATGAGATGAAGGACGCCGACATCGTCGCCCTCATCAAGCGCCTGGGCTATGTGGAAGGTCTGCCCGTGGTGGTCAACCCCGGCATCCTGGAGCCCAAGGCCTTCATCGACGAGGTCGTGGAGCAGCGCCTGCCCAACCCCTTCATGCCCGACGCCCCCCAGCGTATCGCCACCGATACCTCCCAGAAGGTGGGCATCCGCTTCGGCGAGACCATCAAGAGCTACATCGCCGAGGGCCGCGACCTGAACACCCTGGTGTCCATTCCTCTGGCCATCGCGGGCTGGCTGCGCTACCTGCTGGCCGTGGATGACAACGGCAACGCCTTTGAAGTCTCCGCCGATCCCCTGAAGGACGATCTGCAGGCCAAGCTGGCCGGCATCGAGGTGGGCAAGCCCGAGACCTACCAGGGTCAGCTGAAGGCCATCCTGGCCAACGCCTCCATCTTCGGCACCGATCTGACCAAGACCGTCCTGGCCGACAAGATCGAGCAGTATTTTGTGGCCGAGCTGGCCGGCCCCGGCGCTGTTCGCAAAACTCTCCACGACGCCCTGAACTAA
- a CDS encoding mannonate dehydratase, whose protein sequence is MSMKMGWRWYGEGNDPITLGDIKQIPGVESIVWALHSKMPGEIWEEDEIKEAVEHIQSYGFSAEVVESVNVHDDIKIGLPSRDQLIENYKQCIRNLSKYGVKTICYNFMPIFDWTRTDLFHPVGDGSTALFYQKDMIQDDYKAMADYILNFTEKYHMTFPGWEPERMAKLDELFKAYAPVTKEKLWENLKYFLEAIMPTCHECDVKMAIHMDDPPWDIFGLPRLLTDAEAIDRFLTMVDDPYNCLTLCSGSLNANPNNNVAAIVRKHCDRIPFAHIRNIHHFPNGDFSEAAHRDCCGETGIIEILRAYHDCGFDGVIRPDHGRQLWEEGPGNCRPGYGKYDRALGIQYMLGVWDLLDRLDEEKAKA, encoded by the coding sequence ATGTCCATGAAAATGGGTTGGCGCTGGTACGGTGAGGGCAACGATCCCATCACCCTCGGCGACATCAAGCAGATCCCCGGTGTCGAGAGCATCGTCTGGGCGCTGCACAGCAAGATGCCCGGCGAGATCTGGGAAGAGGACGAGATCAAGGAAGCCGTGGAGCACATCCAGTCCTACGGATTCAGCGCCGAAGTGGTGGAATCCGTCAACGTCCACGACGACATCAAGATCGGTCTGCCCAGCCGCGACCAGCTGATCGAGAACTACAAGCAGTGCATCCGCAACCTGTCCAAGTACGGTGTGAAGACCATCTGCTACAACTTCATGCCCATCTTTGACTGGACCCGCACCGACCTGTTCCATCCCGTCGGCGACGGTTCCACCGCCCTGTTCTACCAGAAGGACATGATCCAGGATGACTACAAGGCCATGGCCGACTACATCCTGAACTTCACCGAGAAGTATCACATGACCTTCCCGGGCTGGGAGCCGGAACGCATGGCCAAGCTGGACGAGCTGTTCAAGGCCTACGCCCCCGTCACCAAGGAGAAGCTGTGGGAGAACCTGAAGTATTTCCTGGAAGCCATCATGCCCACCTGCCACGAGTGCGATGTCAAGATGGCCATCCACATGGATGATCCCCCGTGGGACATCTTCGGCCTGCCCCGTCTGCTCACCGACGCCGAGGCCATCGACCGCTTCCTGACCATGGTGGACGATCCCTACAACTGCCTGACGCTCTGCTCCGGCAGCCTGAACGCCAACCCCAACAACAACGTGGCGGCCATCGTGCGCAAGCACTGCGACCGCATCCCGTTCGCCCATATCCGGAACATCCATCATTTCCCCAACGGCGATTTCAGCGAGGCCGCCCACCGCGATTGCTGCGGCGAGACCGGCATCATCGAAATTCTCCGCGCCTACCATGACTGCGGCTTCGACGGCGTCATCCGCCCCGACCATGGCCGTCAGCTCTGGGAGGAAGGCCCCGGTAACTGCCGCCCCGGCTACGGCAAGTATGACCGTGCCCTGGGCATCCAGTATATGCTGGGCGTCTGGGATCTCCTCGACCGCCTGGACGAGGAGAAGGCCAAGGCCTGA
- a CDS encoding AraC family transcriptional regulator codes for MAGSHYNPYTRRQTMIASDYEIYRYRSTYMNEVELHHHDFYEVYLLLRGRVEYIVENHIYRMRPGDWMLTSPLELHQARIVTDVDAYERFVLWIARPYLEHLSTPRTSLTRCFDTSVANHTNLLRLPGAAGAQMRASIDRLCTLRTSKEYGSDLLAQGALVDLMIGLNRAAAERGDARPMGSSDQVVDAVLHYINEHYSETLTLDQLAEKFFISKYHLLRKFDAQVGTTVHRYILQKRLLNAKQLLAGGVPPNEVCQYCGFGDYANFYRAFKAEYNQTPRQYIQTVRGG; via the coding sequence ATGGCAGGGTCCCATTACAACCCCTATACCCGGCGTCAGACGATGATCGCTTCGGACTACGAGATCTACCGCTACCGCTCCACCTACATGAACGAGGTGGAGCTGCACCACCACGATTTCTACGAGGTCTATCTTTTGCTGCGCGGCCGGGTGGAATACATCGTGGAAAACCACATCTACCGCATGCGTCCGGGGGACTGGATGCTCACCAGTCCCCTGGAGCTGCACCAGGCGCGGATCGTCACCGACGTGGACGCCTACGAGCGGTTCGTTCTGTGGATTGCCCGGCCGTATCTGGAGCATCTGTCCACGCCGCGCACCAGCCTGACCCGCTGCTTTGACACCAGCGTGGCCAACCACACCAACCTCCTGCGGCTGCCGGGGGCGGCGGGGGCCCAGATGCGGGCGTCCATCGACCGGCTGTGCACGCTGCGCACCTCCAAGGAGTACGGCAGCGACCTTTTGGCCCAGGGGGCGCTGGTGGATCTGATGATCGGGCTGAACCGGGCCGCCGCCGAGCGGGGGGACGCCCGGCCCATGGGCAGCAGCGACCAGGTGGTGGACGCGGTGCTGCACTACATCAACGAGCACTACAGCGAGACACTGACGCTGGACCAGCTGGCGGAGAAATTCTTCATCAGCAAATACCACCTGCTGCGCAAGTTTGACGCCCAGGTGGGCACCACGGTGCACCGCTATATTCTGCAGAAACGGCTGCTCAACGCCAAGCAGCTGCTGGCAGGAGGCGTGCCGCCGAATGAAGTCTGCCAGTATTGCGGCTTCGGGGACTACGCCAATTTTTACCGGGCCTTCAAGGCGGAATACAACCAGACGCCCCGGCAGTACATCCAGACGGTGCGGGGCGGCTGA
- a CDS encoding OadG family transporter subunit, whose protein sequence is MPNLALLALEPSDGIVVLTSIVLVFAMLIALCLIITVEGKIFDSMNQKADKPKPPKPEKSAPKAQAKPAAKPAAPAAKADNGAIPGEIIAAISAAVASVMGEGAVIRGIRRVASGKSSRRGAWGEAGVREHTTPFM, encoded by the coding sequence ATGCCCAACCTTGCACTGCTGGCGCTGGAGCCCAGCGACGGCATCGTCGTGCTGACCAGTATCGTGCTGGTCTTCGCGATGCTGATTGCCCTTTGCCTGATCATCACGGTGGAAGGCAAGATCTTTGACAGCATGAACCAGAAGGCCGACAAGCCCAAGCCCCCGAAGCCGGAGAAATCCGCGCCGAAGGCTCAGGCGAAACCGGCCGCCAAGCCCGCCGCCCCGGCTGCGAAGGCGGACAACGGCGCCATTCCCGGCGAGATCATCGCCGCGATCTCGGCCGCCGTTGCCAGCGTGATGGGCGAAGGCGCCGTGATCCGGGGCATCCGCCGGGTCGCGTCCGGCAAGAGCTCCCGCCGCGGTGCGTGGGGCGAAGCAGGCGTGCGGGAACACACCACGCCGTTTATGTAA